A DNA window from Methylobacterium sp. NMS14P contains the following coding sequences:
- a CDS encoding efflux RND transporter periplasmic adaptor subunit → MSISTARGFWRPTLVALVVSASLAGCKPAATDTAAAETPPIDVAVATVAPATVPRLFDLPGRLASTRVAEVRAQVSGIIRERAFEEGSLVKKDDVLFRIDPAVYKAEVDAKAASLARAEASRVQALKQSERTETLLERQAASTAQHDVAVATLRQAEADVASARAQLDRARIDLDFATVRAPIGGRIGRALVTEGALVGQGDATKLAVIQQVDPIFADFNASASDYGLLADRGGAGGAEVRLVHADGTLHADSGKLLFSDVSVDPGTGQVSLRAAFANPRLSLLPGAYVRIRVARGLQPGAVIVPAQAIQRSSAGEAQAFVVGADRILALRPLRTGALTDAGWIVEDGLKSGETVVVEGFQKIQPGMAVNPVPWAGGRTATAAPQP, encoded by the coding sequence ATGTCGATCTCGACCGCGCGCGGCTTCTGGCGCCCGACCCTCGTCGCGCTCGTGGTGAGCGCGTCGCTGGCCGGCTGCAAGCCGGCCGCCACCGACACGGCCGCGGCCGAAACGCCGCCCATAGACGTGGCCGTCGCGACCGTCGCACCCGCGACCGTGCCGCGCCTCTTCGACCTGCCGGGTCGCCTCGCCTCGACGCGCGTGGCGGAGGTCCGCGCCCAGGTCTCGGGGATCATCCGGGAGCGCGCGTTCGAGGAAGGCAGCCTCGTCAAGAAGGACGACGTCCTCTTCCGCATCGACCCGGCGGTCTACAAGGCCGAGGTCGACGCGAAGGCCGCGTCCCTCGCCCGCGCGGAGGCGTCGCGGGTGCAGGCGCTGAAGCAATCGGAGCGGACCGAGACGCTGCTGGAGCGGCAGGCGGCCAGCACCGCTCAGCACGACGTCGCCGTCGCGACCCTGCGGCAGGCCGAGGCCGACGTGGCGAGTGCCAGGGCCCAGCTCGACCGGGCCCGGATCGACCTGGACTTCGCCACCGTGCGGGCGCCCATCGGCGGACGGATCGGCCGCGCGCTCGTGACGGAGGGCGCCCTCGTCGGGCAGGGCGACGCGACGAAGCTCGCCGTCATTCAGCAGGTCGACCCGATCTTCGCCGACTTCAACGCTTCCGCGTCCGATTACGGGTTGCTGGCGGATCGCGGCGGGGCCGGAGGCGCCGAGGTGCGTCTCGTCCACGCGGACGGCACCCTGCACGCCGATTCCGGCAAGCTCCTGTTCTCGGACGTGAGCGTCGATCCGGGCACCGGTCAGGTCAGCTTGCGCGCCGCCTTCGCGAACCCACGTCTCTCGCTGCTGCCGGGCGCCTATGTCCGGATCCGCGTCGCCCGCGGACTGCAGCCGGGCGCCGTCATCGTGCCCGCGCAGGCGATTCAGCGCTCCAGCGCCGGCGAGGCCCAGGCTTTCGTGGTCGGCGCGGACCGGATCCTGGCCCTGCGGCCCCTGCGCACCGGGGCGCTGACCGACGCCGGCTGGATCGTCGAGGACGGATTGAAGTCCGGCGAGACCGTCGTCG
- a CDS encoding TetR/AcrR family transcriptional regulator produces the protein MGRPRSIDRDKVLDIAERIVREEGATALTFDAVAKAAGITKGGLQYCFGSKDDLVAAMADRWLAGFDAEVARHTPADGTRVDHARGYVTASARIDEATQTKIAGMLVSLLQSPKHREQARGWYAAWLTRLEPGSAAERRARAAFFAAEGAFFLRSLGLVALDQDQWDAVFDDILALL, from the coding sequence ATGGGGCGTCCGCGGAGCATCGACCGGGACAAGGTGCTCGACATCGCCGAGCGGATCGTGCGCGAGGAGGGGGCGACGGCGCTGACCTTCGACGCCGTGGCGAAGGCGGCCGGGATCACCAAGGGCGGCCTGCAATACTGCTTCGGCAGCAAAGACGATCTGGTCGCCGCCATGGCCGACCGCTGGCTGGCGGGCTTCGACGCGGAGGTCGCCCGCCACACGCCGGCCGACGGGACCCGCGTGGACCACGCGCGCGGCTACGTGACGGCGTCGGCGCGCATCGACGAGGCCACGCAGACCAAGATCGCCGGCATGCTCGTGAGCCTTCTGCAATCGCCGAAGCACCGGGAGCAGGCGCGCGGCTGGTACGCGGCGTGGCTGACGCGCCTCGAACCGGGCTCCGCGGCGGAGCGCAGGGCCCGCGCGGCGTTCTTCGCCGCGGAGGGCGCCTTCTTCCTGCGCAGTCTCGGCCTCGTCGCGTTGGACCAGGACCAGTGGGACGCCGTCTTCGACGACATCCTCGCGCTGCTCTGA
- a CDS encoding LacI family DNA-binding transcriptional regulator, whose product MKVGIRDVARAAGVSTATVSRALGQGPVSDALREQVQAAVRATGYRPNLSARRLRSQSARTIGLIVADIRNPFFTAVSRAVEDAAFGADMRVILCNTDEDPAREAMYLRLMEEERVTGVIFAPTVTTSKDLGERPLDFPVVLIDRSGPPGAYDSVVLDNVAACATLVDHLAGQGYARIGGLFGSTSSTARERRAGYQEAMGRHGLAPQVRSVAPNAAAAMAEAARWLQEPDRPEALVVSNGLILMGAVRAARALNLALPRDLALAGFDNEPWTELAEPGLTVIEQPVAEIGTQAMRLLFERIERPDQPVRKVVLSGSLVPRGSTAVR is encoded by the coding sequence ATGAAGGTGGGTATCCGCGACGTGGCCCGTGCGGCGGGCGTCTCGACCGCCACGGTGTCGCGCGCGCTCGGCCAGGGTCCGGTGAGCGACGCGCTCCGCGAGCAGGTGCAGGCGGCGGTGCGCGCCACCGGCTACCGGCCGAACCTCTCGGCGCGGCGCCTGCGGTCCCAGTCGGCCCGGACAATCGGCCTGATCGTCGCCGACATCCGCAACCCGTTCTTCACGGCGGTGAGCCGGGCCGTGGAGGACGCGGCCTTCGGCGCCGACATGCGGGTCATCCTCTGCAACACCGACGAGGACCCCGCACGCGAGGCGATGTACCTGCGCTTGATGGAAGAGGAGCGGGTCACGGGCGTGATCTTCGCGCCGACTGTGACGACCTCGAAGGACTTGGGCGAGCGACCGCTCGACTTCCCGGTGGTGCTGATCGACCGGTCGGGACCGCCGGGGGCCTACGACAGCGTCGTCCTCGACAACGTGGCGGCCTGCGCGACCCTCGTCGATCACCTGGCGGGCCAGGGCTACGCGCGGATCGGCGGCCTGTTCGGCTCGACGAGTTCGACCGCGCGGGAGCGCCGTGCCGGCTATCAGGAGGCCATGGGCCGGCACGGTCTGGCGCCGCAGGTCCGCAGTGTCGCGCCGAACGCGGCGGCCGCGATGGCGGAGGCCGCGCGCTGGCTCCAGGAGCCCGACAGGCCGGAGGCGCTCGTCGTCTCGAACGGGCTCATCCTGATGGGCGCCGTGCGGGCGGCCCGGGCCCTGAACCTCGCGCTCCCGCGCGACCTCGCGCTGGCCGGCTTCGACAACGAGCCCTGGACCGAACTCGCCGAGCCGGGCCTCACCGTGATCGAGCAGCCCGTCGCCGAGATCGGCACCCAGGCGATGCGCCTGCTGTTCGAGCGGATCGAGCGGCCGGACCAGCCGGTCCGGAAGGTGGTCCTCAGCGGCAGCCTCGTTCCCCGCGGGTCGACAGCGGTGCGGTGA
- the ptsP gene encoding phosphoenolpyruvate--protein phosphotransferase → MLASIPTFAPRILVRTGAAPSDKDAAIREAAQLLTAAGCIDEAYGESMLRRESVANTYLGHGVVIPHGMVDERHLVRHSGLAVLQVPDGVLWHDGQMAHLVVAIAAQSDTHIMVLRRLTRLIQDEARLEHLRVTRREADIVAALSQDTAPAAAGPAADLRQRFDWTVDYPTGLHARPAAHWVEVAKSCSARVQVRHGAQVADAKSLIGLLQLGLHCGDAVTISAEGDDEAGALAKIRAAVTRLSAGEKAAARRAAEAAAEAAGPVAGWNPSDAPRILAGIGASPGLSIGPIHVLADAAVTVLDEPEPLTTGADRLHHALAATAGQLKALADDTERRLGKADAGIFRAQAELIADTDLITLACQLMVEGHGVAYAWHQAVDRLAGQLAALGNPVLAGRAADLRDVGRRVLAQIDPALKGRHALPDRPCILIAPDLAPSDTAGLEPSRVIGLATAQGGPSSHSAILARTLGIPALVAGGPGLLDLVDGTPAILDGGTGRLYLDPSAADIASAEAWRDRLRQQAEAEARERTRPARTRDGHAVAIGANINNPEQVPFALDQGAEGVGLMRTEFLFLERGDTPSEDDHNATYVAMLKALDGRPLIVRTLDIGGDKQVAHLQLPREENPFLGVRGARLLLRRPDLMEPQLRALYRAARDHVGPGAPTGAHAPLSIMMPMITSVPEVLRLRAIAEGIRAEIGAPYVPLGIMIEVPAAAIQADVLARHCDFFSIGTNDLTQYALAIDRQNTELAPEADSLHPAVLRLILMTCEGAARHKRFVGVCGGIAGDPFGACLLAGLGVHELSMTPRDLPGVKARLRGADMSALRALASQACEQEDAAAVRALDRERAPELGTGVAA, encoded by the coding sequence ATGCTCGCGTCGATACCGACCTTTGCGCCACGCATCCTGGTGCGTACCGGGGCCGCGCCTTCGGATAAGGACGCGGCGATCCGCGAGGCGGCCCAGCTTCTCACCGCCGCCGGCTGCATCGACGAGGCCTACGGCGAGAGCATGCTGCGCCGGGAATCGGTGGCGAACACCTATCTGGGCCACGGCGTCGTGATCCCGCACGGCATGGTCGACGAGCGCCACCTCGTGCGGCACAGCGGCCTCGCGGTCCTGCAGGTGCCGGACGGGGTCCTCTGGCACGACGGGCAGATGGCCCACCTCGTGGTCGCCATCGCGGCGCAGTCCGACACCCACATCATGGTCCTGCGCCGCCTGACGCGCCTGATCCAGGACGAGGCGCGGCTGGAGCATCTCCGCGTCACCCGGCGCGAGGCCGACATCGTCGCGGCCCTGTCGCAGGACACGGCGCCGGCGGCCGCGGGACCCGCCGCGGACCTGCGCCAGCGCTTCGACTGGACGGTCGACTACCCCACCGGCCTGCACGCACGCCCCGCGGCGCACTGGGTCGAGGTGGCGAAATCCTGCTCGGCGCGCGTTCAGGTCCGGCACGGCGCCCAGGTCGCCGACGCCAAGAGCCTCATCGGCCTGCTCCAGCTCGGGCTGCATTGCGGCGACGCGGTCACGATCTCCGCCGAGGGCGACGACGAGGCGGGCGCCCTGGCGAAGATCCGCGCGGCGGTCACGCGTCTCAGTGCCGGCGAGAAGGCGGCGGCGCGGCGCGCCGCGGAGGCCGCCGCCGAGGCCGCGGGCCCCGTCGCCGGCTGGAACCCCTCCGACGCGCCGCGGATCCTGGCCGGCATCGGCGCGAGTCCCGGCCTCAGCATCGGGCCGATCCACGTCCTCGCCGACGCCGCCGTGACGGTCCTCGACGAGCCCGAGCCTCTCACCACCGGCGCCGACCGCCTCCACCACGCCCTCGCGGCGACCGCGGGTCAGCTCAAGGCGTTGGCCGACGACACCGAGCGGCGGCTCGGCAAGGCCGATGCGGGGATCTTCCGGGCCCAGGCCGAGCTGATCGCCGACACGGACCTGATCACGCTCGCCTGCCAGCTCATGGTCGAGGGACACGGCGTCGCCTACGCCTGGCACCAGGCCGTGGACCGCCTCGCCGGACAGCTCGCCGCCCTCGGCAACCCGGTCCTCGCCGGGCGCGCCGCGGACCTGCGCGACGTCGGCCGCCGCGTTCTGGCGCAGATCGATCCGGCCCTGAAGGGACGCCACGCGCTGCCGGACCGGCCCTGCATCCTGATCGCGCCGGACCTCGCGCCCTCCGACACGGCGGGTCTGGAGCCGTCCCGCGTGATCGGCCTCGCCACCGCCCAGGGCGGCCCGAGCTCCCACTCGGCCATCCTGGCGCGGACCCTCGGCATCCCCGCCCTGGTGGCGGGCGGCCCGGGCCTGCTGGACCTGGTCGACGGCACGCCCGCGATCCTCGACGGCGGCACTGGCCGCCTCTACCTCGATCCGAGCGCCGCCGACATCGCGTCGGCCGAGGCGTGGCGTGACCGTCTGCGCCAGCAGGCCGAGGCGGAGGCGCGCGAGCGGACCCGTCCGGCCCGCACCCGCGACGGCCACGCGGTCGCGATCGGCGCCAACATCAACAACCCCGAGCAGGTCCCCTTCGCCCTCGATCAGGGCGCCGAGGGCGTCGGCCTGATGCGCACCGAGTTCCTGTTCCTGGAGCGCGGCGACACGCCCTCCGAGGACGACCATAACGCCACCTATGTGGCCATGCTGAAGGCCCTCGACGGCCGCCCGCTGATCGTGCGCACCCTCGACATCGGCGGCGACAAGCAGGTCGCCCACCTGCAGCTGCCCCGCGAGGAGAACCCGTTCCTCGGCGTGCGCGGCGCCCGCCTGCTGCTGCGCCGGCCCGACTTGATGGAGCCGCAGCTCCGCGCCCTCTACCGCGCAGCCCGGGACCATGTCGGCCCGGGCGCTCCGACCGGCGCGCACGCGCCGCTCTCGATCATGATGCCGATGATCACCTCGGTGCCGGAAGTCCTGCGTCTCCGGGCGATCGCCGAGGGGATCCGCGCCGAGATCGGTGCCCCCTACGTGCCGCTCGGCATCATGATCGAGGTGCCGGCCGCCGCGATCCAGGCGGACGTCCTCGCCCGACACTGCGACTTCTTCTCGATCGGCACGAACGACCTGACGCAGTACGCCCTGGCCATCGACCGTCAGAACACCGAACTCGCCCCCGAGGCGGATTCGCTGCACCCGGCTGTGCTCCGGCTCATCCTCATGACCTGCGAGGGCGCCGCGCGCCACAAGCGCTTCGTGGGCGTCTGCGGCGGCATCGCGGGCGACCCGTTCGGCGCCTGCCTGCTGGCGGGGCTCGGCGTCCACGAGCTGTCGATGACGCCGCGCGACCTGCCGGGCGTCAAGGCGCGGCTGCGCGGCGCCGACATGAGCGCGCTCCGGGCGCTCGCGAGCCAGGCCTGCGAGCAGGAGGACGCGGCCGCGGTCCGCGCCCTCGATCGTGAGCGGGCCCCGGAGCTCGGTACGGGAGTGGCCGCGTGA
- the pfkB gene encoding 1-phosphofructokinase translates to MSPLVTLTLNPAIDQTVVLDALVPGTVHRARAVRSHAGGKGVNVACCLADWGLPVTATGILGADNAAPFTELLAEKGVADRFLRVPGETRTNLKLLDRRTGDTTDINLPGLTVAADALGAARAALLDHAAGDAWVVLAGSLPGALPVDTYAELAARLKARGARVVLDASGPPLAAALAAGPDARPYAVKPNRHELEEWAGRALPTDAAVRAAAVQLRDLGIPVVVVSLGAEGALFLTVAGAVRARAPGIDVASTVGAGDALVAGLMAALAGGLDPDRTARMAVAFAAGKLTQAGASLPPRADVEALMRAVRTEPLG, encoded by the coding sequence GTGAGCCCGCTCGTCACCCTCACGCTCAACCCGGCCATCGACCAGACCGTCGTCCTCGACGCCCTGGTGCCCGGGACGGTCCACCGCGCGCGGGCGGTCCGGTCCCATGCCGGCGGCAAGGGCGTCAACGTCGCCTGCTGCCTGGCCGACTGGGGCCTGCCGGTCACCGCTACCGGGATCCTGGGCGCCGACAACGCCGCGCCCTTCACCGAGCTGCTCGCCGAGAAGGGCGTCGCCGACCGCTTCCTGCGCGTCCCCGGCGAGACCCGGACCAACCTGAAGCTCCTCGACCGGCGGACCGGCGACACCACCGACATCAACCTGCCGGGGCTCACCGTCGCCGCCGACGCCCTCGGCGCGGCCCGGGCGGCGCTCCTCGACCACGCGGCCGGCGATGCCTGGGTCGTGCTGGCCGGCAGCCTGCCCGGAGCGCTGCCGGTGGACACCTACGCGGAGCTTGCGGCGCGCCTGAAGGCCCGGGGAGCCCGGGTGGTCCTCGACGCCTCGGGCCCGCCCCTCGCCGCCGCCCTCGCGGCCGGTCCGGACGCGCGCCCCTACGCGGTGAAGCCCAACCGCCACGAGCTGGAGGAATGGGCCGGCCGGGCGCTCCCGACCGACGCCGCCGTGCGGGCGGCGGCCGTCCAGCTGCGCGACCTCGGCATACCGGTCGTGGTGGTCTCGCTCGGCGCCGAGGGCGCCCTGTTCCTGACCGTGGCGGGCGCCGTGCGGGCGCGGGCCCCCGGCATCGACGTGGCGAGTACGGTCGGCGCGGGCGACGCCCTCGTGGCGGGCCTCATGGCGGCGCTCGCGGGCGGCCTCGACCCCGACAGGACAGCCCGGATGGCCGTCGCCTTCGCGGCCGGCAAGCTCACGCAGGCGGGCGCCAGCCTGCCGCCGCGCGCCGACGTCGAGGCGCTGATGCGTGCGGTGCGGACGGAACCGCTCGGCTGA